TCGTTGCCGCCGCTGTTCTGACGGTCGTTGCCGCCGCCCTGACGGTCGTTGCCGCGGCCACGGCTGCGGTTGCGATTGCGCCCGCGGCCACGTCCGGATCCTTCTCCGTCGCCGGAGGAGTCGTCGTCGGAGGAGCCGTTCTGCTCGCCGTTCGACGTGGACTTCTCGGAACCGCGGTCGGAACCGCGGTCGGCGTCGGAGTCGTCCTTGGACGACGCGGTCTCGGCGGATGCCTCGGCGGCGTCGCCCTCGGCCTCGGCGTTCTTGGCACCGCGACGGTTGCGCGTCGGGCGCTTCGCAGGCTCGGCGGCCTCGGCCGGCGCGGACGCCTCAGCCGGTGCCTCAGTGGCATTGTCCGCCGATGCGGTCTCATCGGCCGTCTTCGTGGCGCGCGAGGCGCGCTTGCGTACGGGCTTTGCCGGCGCCTCAGCGGCATCCGCCGTGGGCGCGCCGTCCGCCGCAGCGGCGTTGTCGGACGCCGGAGCCTTGTCGGCCGCCGGGATGTCCAGCGTCTCGGCGTCGGCCTTCTTGGCACGGCTCCGGCGCGGGGCCTTCGGCTTCTCGGCCGCGGCATCCGGTGCGGTCACGGCCTCGGGAGCAGCAGCAGGGGCGGATGCCGTCTGCTGAGCGTCCGCGGTCGGAGCTTCGGCAGCGGCAGCTGCCGCGGAGGCGGTCGTCGCGCGCCGCGGCGCGCGCTTGCGGGCCGGAGCCTTGGTCTCGGTTGCGACCGTGTCACCGGTCGGCTGGTCGTTCTGGGTCTCGGAGAAATTCTCCACGAGTACTCCCTCATATGTCGTGGGAAATGAGCAATCCAGAGAATGCGCAGCAGATGCTGCACGTCACACGCGCCGACGCAGAGCGTCTGCCTGCAAGAACCTGGATGGCTCTTGGGGATCGCGTGCGGATTTCGCAGAAGTGCGACGGGGCCAGATTCACGAACTTACGTGGAGCCCTCCGCTCGATCCCTAACTGTACCACCACGCACGTCCACGGCCAGCATGTGGGCGTCCCAGGGAGTGTCTGTGACGACATCCGCGACATCGACCGCGCGCTGACGCTCGCCCGGCCCGTCGGCGAGCACGAGGACGCTGGGTCCGGCGCCCGAGACGACCGCCGCGTGACCCTGCGCGCGCAGCGCCTGCACGAGACGCAGGGTCTCGGGCATCGCGGCACCGCGGTAGTCCTGATGCAGGCGGTCGGCCGTGGCGTCCAGGAGCAGTTCCGGACTCTGGGTGAGTGCAGCCACCAGCAGCGCCGAGCGTGAGACGTTGAACACGGCGTCCTCGCGAGGAACATGCGGCGGCTGCAGCGACCTGGCCAGCGAGGTCGACATGGTGAACCCGGGGACGAAGACGACCGGTGCCACGCCGCGGTGCACCAGCAGCTTCTTGTGCTGCGGACCGTGCTCACCCGTCCAGGCGATCGTGAGCCCGCCGAACAGGGCAGGGGCGACGTTGTCGGGGTGCCCCTCCAGCTCGGTGGCCAGTCGCAGCAGGGTCCGCTCGTCGAACTCGACGTCGCCCGCCAGCAGGCCCTTCGCGATGAGGATGCCTGCGGTCACGGCCGCGCCCGACGAGCCGAGCCCGCGCCCGTGCGGAACGCCGTTCTCGGCGCTGATGCGCAGGCCGGGCATCTCGCGACCGGCGTCGGCGTACACGTGGGCGATCGAGCGGACGACGAGGTTGCTCGCGTCACGCGGGATCTCCTCCGCGCCGGAACCGGTGACCTCGATCTCGAGTCGGTCGTCGGTGAACGCCGAGACCGTGAGCGTGTCGTAGACGCTCAGCGCGAGACCGAGCGTGTCGAAGCCGGGTCCGAGGTTCGCGCTGGTCGCCGGCACCGTGACCGTCACCGTGCGCTCGGCGCCTTTCGGAGCGGATGCTGCGGCGACGACGGGCTCCATGTCCGCCGGGACGACGGTGACGCCCACGCTCACTCCCCTTCGACGCGCAGCACGGAGACCACGTGCTCGACGACATCGCTGGCGGTGAGCCGCTCGACGGCGGCGCTCAGGGCGCTGTCCGAGGCGCGGTGCGTCCCGATGATGAGGCGTGCGGTCTCACCCGCGCTCTCGTCCGCCGTCGGGATGACGGTCTGCACCAGCGTCGCCACCGAGACGCCGCCCTCACTGAGCAGCCCCGCGATGGTGGCGAGCACGCCGGGCTCGTCGGAGACCTCGAGGGTGATCTGGTAGCGGGTGGTCACGTGGCCGATCGACACGATCGGAAGGTTCGCCCGGGTGGACTCCCCCACTCCCGTGCCGCCGGCGATGTGACGGCGTGCGGCGGAGACCACATCGCCGAGGACGGCGGACGCGGTCTGCACGCCACCGGCTCCGGCGCCGTAGAACATCAGGGAGCCGGCCGCCTCAGCCTCGACGAAGACGGCGTTGTTCGCGCCGTGTACGGAGGCCAGCGGATGCGAACGCGGCACGAGAGCCGGGTACACGCGCACCGATATCGACTCGCCGGCCTCATCGTTCAGCCTCTCGCACACGGCGAGCAGCTTGATGACGAACCCTGCCTCACGGGCCTCTTCGATCATGGTGGCCGTGATCGAGGTGATGCCCTCGCGGTGCACGGCATCCAGCGGCACCGCGGTGTGGAAGGCGAGGCTCGCCAGGATCGCGGCCTTCTGCGCGGCGTCGTAGCCTTCGACATCCGCCGTCGGGTCCGCCTCGGCGTAGCCGAGACGCTGGGCATCCGCGAGCACGTCTGCGAAGTCGGCGCCCTCGGTGTCCATCCGATCGAGGATGTAGTTCGTCGTGCCGTTCACGATGCCCATGATCCGCACCACGCGGTCGCCGGCGAGCGAGTCGCGCAGTGGCCGGATGATCGGGATCGCCCCGGCGGCGGCGGCCTCGTAGTACACCGATGCACCCACGCGGTCGGCGGCCTCGAACACCTCGGGTCCGTGGGTGGCGAGCAGAGCCTTGTTGGCGGTCACCACATCCGCTCCGGAGCCGAGGCCCAGCAGGATGTGCGAGCGAGCGGGTTCGATGCCGCCCATCAGCTCGATGACGATGTCGGATCCGGTGATCAGGGTCTCGACATCGGTGGTGAACAGCTCTCGGGGAAGATCGGCGTCACGCGGCGCATCGACATCGCGCACGGCGATGCCGGCGAGGTCCAGTCGGGCACCGGCGCGGTCGGCCAGCTCATCTGCATGTCGCAGCAGCAGGTCCGCCACCTGCGATCCCACGGCTCCGGCGCCCAGCAGCGCCACGCGAAGTCGTCGGTACTCAGTCATCTGCACTCCTCAGCACGTCGGTTCAGGTCAGTCACGGGCGGCGACGATCGCGCGCCCTGCTCCCGGCCGGGTCACCTCTCGATGCCGGCGTCACGCGCCAGCAGATCGGAGAGGCTCTCGCCGCGTACGATCACGCGGGACTCGCCGCCGTTCACGGCGACGATCGGCGGGCGGGGAACATGGTTGTAGTTGCTCGAGAGCGGCGCGCAGTAGGCGCCGGTTGCAGCGACCGCGAGCAGGTCGCCGGGTGCGACGTCGCCCGGGAGGTATTCGTGATCGACGACGATGTCGCCGGATTCGCAGTGCCGGCCGACGACGCGCACGAGCACGGGGTCCGCATCGCCGAGGCGTGCGGCCAGCCGCGCCGAGAACTCCGCGCCGTACAGGGCGGGCCGGGCGTTGTCGCTCATCCCGCCGTCCACGCTCACGTAGCGGCGGCTGCCGTTCTCGAGCGCGACGTCCTTGATGGTGCCGACCTCGTACAGGGTGATGCCGGCGTTGCCGACGATCGCGCGGCCGGGCTCGAAGGACAGCGCGGGGATGCTGATGCCGCGAGCGGCACACCCCTCCGCGACGGCCGAGACGATGCCCTCGGCGAGGTTCTCGATCGGCTCGGGGGTGTCGACGCGGGTGTAGGCGATGCCGAATCCGCCTCCCAGGTTCAGCTCGGGGATGTCGCCGCCGGCGAGAAGCTCCTGGTGCAGGTCGAGCACGCGGGCCGCGGACTCGCGGAACCCGGCGACGCCGAAGATCTGCGAACCGATGTGGCAGTGCAGTCCGACGAAGTCCAGCCCCTCGATCTCACGGATCCGGGCGACGAGGCCCGGTGCGCTGTCCAGCGCGGTGCCGAACTTCTGGTCTTCGTGCGCGGTGGCGAGGAAGTCGTGGGTCTCGGCGTGCACGCCGCTGTTGACGCGCAGCATGACGCGCTGCGATGCGCCGGTGCGTGCCACGATCGCCGCGAGGCGTTCGATCTCGATCTCGCTGTCGATGACTATGGTGCCGACGCCGACCTCGACCGCCCGCTCGAGCTCCGCCACCGACTTGTTGTTCCCGTGGAAGCCCAGGCGTGCGGCATCCGCTCCCCCGGCGAGCGCGACCTCCAGCTCGCCTCCGGTGCAGACGTCGAGATTGAGTCCTTCCTCCATCACCCAGCGCACGATCGTCGTGTTCAGCAGGGCCTTGCCCGCGTAGTAGACGCGGGCTGTCGTGCCGTTCGCGGCGGCTGCGGTGTCGAAGGCGGCGCGGATGCCGGAGGCGCGACGGCGCACCTCGCCCTCGTCGATCACCTGCAGCGGCGTGCCGTAGGTGCGCACGAGCGCGTCAGCGGACACACCGCCGATGATCAGTTCTCCGTCCGGACCGCGCTCGGCGGAAGCAGGCCAGACCGCGGGGACCAGGTCGTCGGCGTCGTCGGGGACGGCGAGCCATCCCGGGGCGGGCGAGGAGACGGCTGACTGCACGGAACACCAATCTTGGGATGGTCTCCCCGGGCAACGGGCGCTCGGCGAGGATGACCCGATTCTAGGACATCGCCGCGACGCGCCTGGTCATGTTCCGCGCGGTGACTATGGTGATGCAGATGAGCAGCCGAACCGCAGCCGGGCGTCCAGGGCTCTTCTCGCGCATCGCATCGGGGGTGATCGCCTGGCTGCTGCGGTGGCGGCTGGTGCGGGCGGTGCTGCGCTACGCGGGACGCCGAGGTCCGGTGCTGGCGGATGCCGTGACGTATCGCGCTCTCTTCAGTGTCTTCGCCGCCGTGCTGCTGGGCTTCTCGATTGCCGCACTGTGGCTGTCCGGAGACGATGCGGCCTGGGAGGCCGTCGTGGGCGCCGTGGATGCCGCCGTACCGGGATTGATCGCGACGGCGGACAGTGAGGGGATCGTCGATCCGGCGAGCATCTCCGCCCCCGCGGGGCTGTCGATCGCCGGTGTCGTCTCCCTGATCGGTCTGATCGGCTCGGGGCTCGGCGCCATCGGCTCTCTGCGCATCGCGATCCGCAGCATGGCAGGAACCGCGCAGGCCGACCTCGCCTGGTACCGGGTGATGCTGCGCAACGTGATCCTCGCGCTCATCATCGCCGGCACGTTCGTCGCGGCAGCCGCATTGACGGTCGCCGGAGGGTTCGTCGTCGACACGCTGGCCGCTGCCATCGGCCTGCCGAGCTCCTCGACCGCCGTGCGATGGACGGTGCGCGGGGTCTCCCTGGTGGTGGTGCTGGCGCTGAACGCCGTGCTCATCGCGGCGGCATTCCGGATGCTGTCCGGAGTGCGCGCGTCGGCGAGATCCCTGTGGTCCGGTGCGCTCATCGGCGGCACCGCCCTGCTGGTCCTGCAGGAGCTGTCCGGGCTGTTCGTGGGCGGGGCTCAGGCGAACCCGCTGCTGGCGACGTTCGCGTCCCTGCTGGCTCTGCTGCTGTGGCTGAACCTCTCCACCCAGGCGATCCTGATCGCCTGCTCCTTCATCGCGCTGTCGGTGAGCGAGCAGCACGACCGTGTCGCCGAACGGTTCGGCGCCCGGACTCTGACGGAGCAGAACCTGAGGCTGGCGGAGGAGGATGTGCGCATCGCGACGGCCGCGCTGCGCAGGGTTCAGGACGCGGTCGCACGCGAGCGCGACTGAGCGCGGTCAGCGCGGGCAGGTGCCGTTCTCGAGCAGCTCGGGATCGACGGCGATCCGGCCGTCCGCACTGATGTCGGCAACGGCCCTGGTGCCCTCGACGCGCAGCCCGGTGAGCGTGATGCCCGCGGGCAGCTGATCGGCGATGCACAGGCGCTGCGGCCCGGCGAGACGCTCGCCGATGTCGCCGAATCGCCCGGCGAGTGCCTGCAGGTCCACCTCATCGCCTCCGAGCGTCGCCGACACGGGAGTGAGCAGAAGGTCGCCGTCCTCGGCGCCGGGAGTGACCGTCAGCCCCACCGGGATCCCGCGTCCGAACAGGCTGATCTCGCCCCGCAGCGTGGCGTTCGGCGCGTCGAGGGCGATCGCGGCATCCGGCATCTGCGAATGCGCCAGCAGGGTCGCGAACTGCGTCTGATCGATCGAGACGGTGCCGGTCGCGGCCCCCAGCGCTCCGCCGCGCAGCGGCACCCCGGTCGCGGTGACATGTGCGGTGCCGGTGACACCGCCGATCGTCACCTCGTCCGACGACAGCTGCAGCTCGTCGAGCGTGCCGGTGAGCAGCTGCGGAAGCAGCACGCCTGACGCCTGCACCTCGAGCTGCTGATCGGAGGGAAGATCCAGCTGCTCGATCACGATCGAGCGCACGATACCCGGCAGCACGGCGCGGGCGACCAGCTCGGCCGCCACAGCCAGAGCGACCAGCACCACCACCGCGATCAGCAGCACCCACGGCCAGCGCGCCCGTCTGGTCCTGGTCACCGCCGGCGCCGTCATGTCACATCCGCTCGGGTGCCGACACACCCAGCAGGCCCAGACCGTTGCGGAACACCTGGCCGGAGGCGTCGTTCAGCCACAGACGGGTGCGGTGCACGGTCTCGATCGGGTCATCGCCCTTGGGGATGACCCGGCAGCTGTCGTACCAGCGGTGGTACAGGCCGGCGAGCTCCTCCAGGTACCGCGCGATGCGGTGCGGTTCGCGCACCGAAGCGGCGAAGGCCACCAGGCGCGGGAATTCCTGCAGAGCGCCCAGCAGGGCACTCTCGGTCTCGTGGGTGAGCAGCTCGGGAGCGAACTCCGAGCGGTCCACGGCCGAGTCGGCCGCATTGCGCGCGACGTTGTGGGTGCGCGCGTGCGCGTACTGCACGTAGAAGACCGGGTTGTCGTTGGTGCGCTTCTGCAGGAGCTCGGGGTCCAGGTCCAGGGGCGAGTCGGCCGGCGAGCGCTCCAGCGAGTACCGCAGCGCGTCCGGGCCCAGCCAGTCGAGCAGGTCGTCCATCTCGATGATGTTGCCCGCGCGCTTGGACAGGCGGGCGCCGTTGATCGAGACCATCTGACCGATCAGCACCTGGATGTTCTTCTCCGGGTCCTCGCCGGCGGCGCCTGCGACGGCCTTGAGCCGGTTCACGTAGCCGTGGTGGTCGGCGCCCAGCAGGTAGATCTTGTTCTGGAAGCCGCGGTCGCCCTTGTTCAGGTAGTACGCCGCGTCGGCGGCGAAGTAGGTGAACTCGCCGTTGGAACGGCGGATGACGCGGTCCTTGTCATCCGTGAAGTCGGTGGTGCGCACCCAGACGGCGCCCTCCTCGTCGAACACGTGGCCCTGCGCGCGCAGGCGATCGATGGCGCCATCGATCAGGCTCGGACCGCCGTCCTCGGATGCGGCGTGCAGAGTGCGCTCGGAGAACCACACGTCGAAGGGCACGTTGAAGCGCGCGAGGGAGTTCTTGATCTCGGCCAGCTGGTACTCGTACGCCTGGTCGCGGGCGACGACCAGCTGCTCGTCCTCCGGCAGATCCAGCAGACCGGGGTGCGCGGCCAGCACCCGCTGCGCGAGCTCGCCGATGTAGGCGCCCGGGTAGCCGCCTTCGGGGGTCGGCTCGCCCTTCGCCGCGGCGAGCACCGACTGCGCGAAGCGCTCCATCTGCGCACCGGCGTCGTTGATGTAGTACTCCCGGACGGCATGGGCGCCGCTGGCCAGGAGCAGCCGGACGATCGAGTCGCCGAGCGCCGCCCAGCGGGTGTGGGCGATGTGCAGCGGGCCGGTGGGATTCGCCGAGACGAACTCGACGTTCACCGATACGCCGGCCTGCGAGTCGTTGGTCCCGTAGGCCTCTCCCGCGTCGACGATGGTCTTGGCGAGGGCGCCGGCGGCCGCGGCCTCCAGACGGATGTTGATGAATCCGGGGCCCGCCACCTCGACGCCGGCGATGCCGTCGACCTCGGTGAGGCCGTCGGCGATCTGCTGTGCGAGCTCGCGTGGGTTCGTCCCCAGACGCTTGGCGAAGCGCATGGCGACGTTGGTGGCCCAGTCGCCGTGATCGCGATTGCGCGGGCGATCCAGGACGATGTCGGATGCCGTGAGCCCGAGCTCCTCTTCGGGGCGTCGCTCGGCCGCGATCGGGACGAGAACGGCGAGGACGGCTGCGGAGAGGGCTTCAGGATTCATAGACTCACCAGTCTACGGCCCGATGCCTGGGCGTCCGGGGCCCGCTCGTCCGTCAGCGGAACTCGCCGACCGTCTCGGTCAGACGAGCGAGAATCGCGTCGTCCGGAGCTCCACCGGCTGCTCGCACAGCGAGCACGGCGGCGCCGACCGCCCCATCGCCGACCGGACGCAGATCGAGCCCGTCCGCCCTCGCGCCGAGGCGTGCGAGAAAGGCGTCGCGCACCGGGCTCGTGCGCGCCAGAACGCTTCCGCCGATCACGAGGGGTCCGTCGCCGCGCAGCACCGCGGTGAGCGTGTCGGCCAGGTGCTCACCGGCGGCGGCGAGGATGCTGTGGGCCACGGCATCCGGCGCCTCGGCATCCGGCTCCTCGAAGGCGAGCGGTGCGAGCGCCGCGAGCTCGATGGGCGGCGGCGCGTACAGCGCGCCGACGAGCCTTTCGAGTTCGCGCCGTCTGCCCTGCTCGTACACCTCGGTGCGCTCGAGGCCGTAGTGCGCGAGGACCCGATCCGTCAGGGTCGTCGCGGGTCCTGTCCCGTCGAGATCCTGCACGGCAGCACGCGCGATCGCGTGACCGATCCAGAAGCCGCTGCCCCGGTCACCGAGCAGCCAGCCCAGCCCGTCGCCCACCGCGTCGATCCGGCCGTCCTGCACGCGGATGACGCATGCGCCCGTTCCCGACACCAGCGCATAGCCGAACGCGGATGCCGCGCCGCTGAAGTATGTCGCCAGGAGATCCGACTCGAAGACGAGTCGTCCGGAGAATCCCTTCGCGACCAGCCGATCCTGCAGCCATTCCGGCCCGCCGGCGGCTCGCATCCCTGCCATCGCCGCCACGATCACCGGCACATCGGCGAGCGCGAGCTCCGTCCCGGAGAGCGCCTTCTCGATGGCGTCCAGCACACCGTCCGCGGCCCTTTCCGGCCCCGCCGAGATGGGGTTGCCCCGCCCTCCCACGCCGTACCCGAAGCACTCTCCGCGATGGTCCGTCAGCACGGCTCGGGTCGAGGTTCCGCCGGCATCGATGCCGAGCAGAAGAGATTCGTGACTCATTCGTGATGCTGTCCTATTTGACGTTTTCGTCACGTGAGAATAGTTTTCATCTCAACGAGAAAAACCCGAGAGGGAATTCAGGAGGCAATGGTGCCACGGACCAAGGACTTCGGCAACGGAATGACGATCGCGCGCCGCATCGCGGCCGGTCGCCACACGATGCCGACGGCGATGAGCAAGATCGCCGATGTCGTCACCGTGCATCCCGCCGCCCCTGTGGAGTTGACCATCACCGAGCTCGCCGATCGGGCGGGCACCTCTCCCGCCACCGTCACGCGCTTCTGCCGTGCGATCGGCTTCGACGGGTACACGCAGTTCCGCGTCGGCGTGGCCAGCGAGATCGGCCGCGGAGATGCCAACGAGAGCTGGCACGCCGACATCGGCGAGGAGTTCGGCTCCACGGATGGCCCCGGCAAGGTGCTGCAGACGCTCGTCGCGCTGCATGTGGACAGCCTGGAGAGCACAGCGGCCCGCCTCGACATGGACGGCGTCATGCAGGTCGCCAATGCCGTGGCCGCATCCCGTCACGTCGACATCTACGGCGTGGGCGGAAGCGGCATCATCGCCCGCGAGTTCCAGGGACGGCTCTACCGCATCGGCGTGAACGCCCACGCCTGGTCCGACGTGCATGAGGGCCTCACCAGTGCCGTGATGCAGGATGCCCGCTCCGTCGCCGTCGGGATCTCGAGCACGGGACGCACGGACGAGACGGTGCAGATGCTCTCCCAGGCCGGTGCGGCCGGTGCCTTCACCGTCGCCATCACTCACGACGCGGACTCCTGGCTCGCCGGCATCGCCGACGTCTCACTGGCCACGGCCGAGCCGTCACGGTATCTGCGCCCCGACGACCTGTCGGTCAAGCACTCGCAGCTGCTGGTGCTCGACCTGCTGTACCTGCTGGTCGCACAGCAGATGTTCGCCGACGCATCCACCCACCTCGCGGCGAGCGCGATGGCCGTCTCGGCCCATCGCCGACCGCCGCGCCCCGCCAAGACCGCTCTCGTCCCTGAGGAGTCCCGATGACCGCAACCGCAACCGACCTGCTGCGAGAGGCGACCGTCCGACTCGAGCGGCTCGCCGCCGACGCCGAAGCGGGCGCCCTCGACACGGCCATCGCGCTGATGGTCGAGGCACTGGACGGCGGCGGCGTGATCCAGGCCTTCGGCACAGGACACTCCGAGGCCTTCGCGATGGAGATCGCCGGGCGTGCCGGTGGGCTGATCCCGACCAACCGCTTCGCGCTGCGCGACATCGTCATGCACGGCGACCGCGGCGTCGACGTTCTGACCGGGTCACTGGAGCGCGAGCCGTGGGTCGTCGACGAGCTGATGGCGACCGTGCCGGTGAACGATGCGGATGTGTTCCTGATCGCCTCGAACTCCGGAGTCAACGGCTCCATCGTCGGCACGGCGCTGTGGGCGCAGGAGCGCGGCCACAAGGTGATCGCCGTCACCAGCCTGGAGCACACCTCCCGCGTCGAGCCGAAGCACCCGAGCGGCAAGCGTCTCAGCGAGATCGCGGATGTCGTCATCGACAACCTCGCCCCGTACGGCGACGCCACTCTCGAACTCGGCGGCGGCATCGGCGCCGGCGCGATCTCATCGATCACCGCCGCCTTCATCGCGCAGCTGCTCACTCTCGGCGCCGCGCGCACCATCGCCGAGCGCGGCGACACTCCCCCGATGTACATCTCCGCCAACATCCCCGGCGGCGATGACCACAACTCCGTCCTTGAGGACCGTTATGCGGGCCGCATCCGACGGGGAGCTTGATCCTTCGAGCTCATCCTGGGTCCCTGAGCTCGTCGAAGGACCCGACACCCACACACCGAACAGATCACTACGGAAGGTATGAAGATGGAACTCAAAGACGCATCCATCAGCCGGCGCAACCTGCTGCGCGGCGCGGCCACGGCTGCGCTGCTGCTGCCGTTCGGCGCCACACTCGCCTCGTGCGCCGCGCCGTCTGGCGGCGGAGGCGGCGGCGGGGGCACCGACGCGGGCAAGGTCTCCGCTGACAACCCCTTCGGCGTCGCAGCGAACTCGAAGGTCGACGCGGTCATCTTCGACGGCGGCTACGGCATCGACTACGTCGAGACGTCGGCGAAGATCATGCAGGACAACAAGAAGCTCGGCGGCGTGTCCGTCAAGGTCGCGTCGTCCACCAAGATCGCCCAGGAGCTGCAGCCCCGCTTCGTCGGCGGCAACCCGCCGGACCTCATCGACAACTCGGGTGCCAACTCGATCGGCTGGAACACGATCCTGGACCAGCTCGAGACGCTCGACGACGTCCTGGACTCGAACAACCTGGAAGGCACCAAGATCAGCGACACGCTGTTCGGCGGCGTCAAGGCCCCGGGTACCTTCGACGGCAAGTTCGTGGCGCTGAACTACGTCATGACCGTCTACGGCATCTGGTACTCCTCCAGCCTGTTCGAGGAGAACGGCTGGGACGTGCCGAAGTCGTG
Above is a genomic segment from Microbacterium sp. W4I4 containing:
- a CDS encoding homoserine dehydrogenase, producing the protein MTEYRRLRVALLGAGAVGSQVADLLLRHADELADRAGARLDLAGIAVRDVDAPRDADLPRELFTTDVETLITGSDIVIELMGGIEPARSHILLGLGSGADVVTANKALLATHGPEVFEAADRVGASVYYEAAAAGAIPIIRPLRDSLAGDRVVRIMGIVNGTTNYILDRMDTEGADFADVLADAQRLGYAEADPTADVEGYDAAQKAAILASLAFHTAVPLDAVHREGITSITATMIEEAREAGFVIKLLAVCERLNDEAGESISVRVYPALVPRSHPLASVHGANNAVFVEAEAAGSLMFYGAGAGGVQTASAVLGDVVSAARRHIAGGTGVGESTRANLPIVSIGHVTTRYQITLEVSDEPGVLATIAGLLSEGGVSVATLVQTVIPTADESAGETARLIIGTHRASDSALSAAVERLTASDVVEHVVSVLRVEGE
- the argS gene encoding arginine--tRNA ligase — encoded protein: MNPEALSAAVLAVLVPIAAERRPEEELGLTASDIVLDRPRNRDHGDWATNVAMRFAKRLGTNPRELAQQIADGLTEVDGIAGVEVAGPGFINIRLEAAAAGALAKTIVDAGEAYGTNDSQAGVSVNVEFVSANPTGPLHIAHTRWAALGDSIVRLLLASGAHAVREYYINDAGAQMERFAQSVLAAAKGEPTPEGGYPGAYIGELAQRVLAAHPGLLDLPEDEQLVVARDQAYEYQLAEIKNSLARFNVPFDVWFSERTLHAASEDGGPSLIDGAIDRLRAQGHVFDEEGAVWVRTTDFTDDKDRVIRRSNGEFTYFAADAAYYLNKGDRGFQNKIYLLGADHHGYVNRLKAVAGAAGEDPEKNIQVLIGQMVSINGARLSKRAGNIIEMDDLLDWLGPDALRYSLERSPADSPLDLDPELLQKRTNDNPVFYVQYAHARTHNVARNAADSAVDRSEFAPELLTHETESALLGALQEFPRLVAFAASVREPHRIARYLEELAGLYHRWYDSCRVIPKGDDPIETVHRTRLWLNDASGQVFRNGLGLLGVSAPERM
- a CDS encoding N-acetylglucosamine kinase produces the protein MSHESLLLGIDAGGTSTRAVLTDHRGECFGYGVGGRGNPISAGPERAADGVLDAIEKALSGTELALADVPVIVAAMAGMRAAGGPEWLQDRLVAKGFSGRLVFESDLLATYFSGAASAFGYALVSGTGACVIRVQDGRIDAVGDGLGWLLGDRGSGFWIGHAIARAAVQDLDGTGPATTLTDRVLAHYGLERTEVYEQGRRRELERLVGALYAPPPIELAALAPLAFEEPDAEAPDAVAHSILAAAGEHLADTLTAVLRGDGPLVIGGSVLARTSPVRDAFLARLGARADGLDLRPVGDGAVGAAVLAVRAAGGAPDDAILARLTETVGEFR
- a CDS encoding SIS domain-containing protein yields the protein MTATATDLLREATVRLERLAADAEAGALDTAIALMVEALDGGGVIQAFGTGHSEAFAMEIAGRAGGLIPTNRFALRDIVMHGDRGVDVLTGSLEREPWVVDELMATVPVNDADVFLIASNSGVNGSIVGTALWAQERGHKVIAVTSLEHTSRVEPKHPSGKRLSEIADVVIDNLAPYGDATLELGGGIGAGAISSITAAFIAQLLTLGAARTIAERGDTPPMYISANIPGGDDHNSVLEDRYAGRIRRGA
- a CDS encoding MurR/RpiR family transcriptional regulator, which encodes MVPRTKDFGNGMTIARRIAAGRHTMPTAMSKIADVVTVHPAAPVELTITELADRAGTSPATVTRFCRAIGFDGYTQFRVGVASEIGRGDANESWHADIGEEFGSTDGPGKVLQTLVALHVDSLESTAARLDMDGVMQVANAVAASRHVDIYGVGGSGIIAREFQGRLYRIGVNAHAWSDVHEGLTSAVMQDARSVAVGISSTGRTDETVQMLSQAGAAGAFTVAITHDADSWLAGIADVSLATAEPSRYLRPDDLSVKHSQLLVLDLLYLLVAQQMFADASTHLAASAMAVSAHRRPPRPAKTALVPEESR
- a CDS encoding DUF2993 domain-containing protein, translated to MTRTRRARWPWVLLIAVVVLVALAVAAELVARAVLPGIVRSIVIEQLDLPSDQQLEVQASGVLLPQLLTGTLDELQLSSDEVTIGGVTGTAHVTATGVPLRGGALGAATGTVSIDQTQFATLLAHSQMPDAAIALDAPNATLRGEISLFGRGIPVGLTVTPGAEDGDLLLTPVSATLGGDEVDLQALAGRFGDIGERLAGPQRLCIADQLPAGITLTGLRVEGTRAVADISADGRIAVDPELLENGTCPR
- the lysA gene encoding diaminopimelate decarboxylase, coding for MQSAVSSPAPGWLAVPDDADDLVPAVWPASAERGPDGELIIGGVSADALVRTYGTPLQVIDEGEVRRRASGIRAAFDTAAAANGTTARVYYAGKALLNTTIVRWVMEEGLNLDVCTGGELEVALAGGADAARLGFHGNNKSVAELERAVEVGVGTIVIDSEIEIERLAAIVARTGASQRVMLRVNSGVHAETHDFLATAHEDQKFGTALDSAPGLVARIREIEGLDFVGLHCHIGSQIFGVAGFRESAARVLDLHQELLAGGDIPELNLGGGFGIAYTRVDTPEPIENLAEGIVSAVAEGCAARGISIPALSFEPGRAIVGNAGITLYEVGTIKDVALENGSRRYVSVDGGMSDNARPALYGAEFSARLAARLGDADPVLVRVVGRHCESGDIVVDHEYLPGDVAPGDLLAVAATGAYCAPLSSNYNHVPRPPIVAVNGGESRVIVRGESLSDLLARDAGIER
- the thrB gene encoding homoserine kinase; protein product: MEPVVAAASAPKGAERTVTVTVPATSANLGPGFDTLGLALSVYDTLTVSAFTDDRLEIEVTGSGAEEIPRDASNLVVRSIAHVYADAGREMPGLRISAENGVPHGRGLGSSGAAVTAGILIAKGLLAGDVEFDERTLLRLATELEGHPDNVAPALFGGLTIAWTGEHGPQHKKLLVHRGVAPVVFVPGFTMSTSLARSLQPPHVPREDAVFNVSRSALLVAALTQSPELLLDATADRLHQDYRGAAMPETLRLVQALRAQGHAAVVSGAGPSVLVLADGPGERQRAVDVADVVTDTPWDAHMLAVDVRGGTVRDRAEGST
- a CDS encoding YihY/virulence factor BrkB family protein — translated: MSSRTAAGRPGLFSRIASGVIAWLLRWRLVRAVLRYAGRRGPVLADAVTYRALFSVFAAVLLGFSIAALWLSGDDAAWEAVVGAVDAAVPGLIATADSEGIVDPASISAPAGLSIAGVVSLIGLIGSGLGAIGSLRIAIRSMAGTAQADLAWYRVMLRNVILALIIAGTFVAAAALTVAGGFVVDTLAAAIGLPSSSTAVRWTVRGVSLVVVLALNAVLIAAAFRMLSGVRASARSLWSGALIGGTALLVLQELSGLFVGGAQANPLLATFASLLALLLWLNLSTQAILIACSFIALSVSEQHDRVAERFGARTLTEQNLRLAEEDVRIATAALRRVQDAVARERD